The window TCTCGCCTACAGAGCTAAAGAAATGGCTTCTTAAAACTTACAATGTTGAAATACCATACTTAAGGGTCTTTAGAGGGAAGGAACAAGCTTACACTGATTTATATGGCAAGTGGGATGATGCTTTCATAAAGATGGATGCTTTTAGAGAGGAGCTTCTAAATAGGAATCCGGGAAGTGTTGTTGAAATTTTATTTGAGAAGGATGGTAACAAGAAACGCTTCCAACGTTTTTTTATCTCATTAACAGCTTGTTCTAGTGGTTTTCTTGCTGGTTGTCGCCCTTACATTGGTCTGGATGCTTGTCATTTAAAAGGGAAGTACAACGGCGTACTAGCTGCTGCCACTAGTATTGACGGAAACAACTCGATTTTTCCATTAGCCTACGCCGTTCTTGAATcagaaaatacaaaatcatGGACGTGGTTTCTTGAATCATTAAAAAAAGCAATTGGGACGCCAAATGGCCTTGTTATATCATCAGATATGCAAAAAGGGCTAGAAGTAGCTATAATGCAAGTTTATCCTAGTGTTGAGCATAGAGAATGCATAAAACACTTGTATAGCAACTTCAAGAAACATTTTCGTGGTGACTTCTATAACTACAAATTGTGGAGTGCTGCTAGAACTTATTGTATTAATGAGCATAATAGGTTATTGAAGGAAATTGCCGAGGTACGTCCAGAGGCGGTTACATATCTTAACGGGAATCATAATAAGATATGGAGTCGAAGCAAGTTTGGCACAACTTCCAAGTGTGATTACATCACTAACAACATCTCGGAATCATTTAATTCTTGGGTAGGCGCATTACGTTATAAACCGGTACTTGAGGTCCTCGACGGGATTAGAGATAAGCTTATGCGAAGATTTGATAAGAAGAGGAAGACTGTGAAAAAATGGAAAGGATCATTAGTTCCTAAAGCTAATATCTATCTCAAAAGTATCTCTAAGGCAAGCATATCTGatttgtttgttatatattctttttgtactccaaatgatataaatatgtatatttaccaATGCTCATTCATTTGTGTTTCATATGTAGAACTTAGGTGCATATGAAGTTTTCAGAAGTAGCGACAATCGAGCTGAAGTGGAATACAAGGGGAAGCGTTACGAGGTTATACTAAATGAGAGAAAATGTACTTGTCGGGTTTGGCAAGTTACCGGTCTTCCATGTATACATGCAGTGGCTTTTATTGCTTTTACAAGGGACACTGATTGGGTAAAATATGTAGATTCCTGTTTCACAATCACAAACTACAAAGAAGCTTATGCCCTTGAAATTGCTCCATTACCCGGAAAGGATCAATGGGTAGAAAGGGAATCAGATGAAAGGATATATCCACCTATATTAAAACGTCCCCCTGGAAGacccaaaaaagaaagaatgaaaccACCTGGTGAGGccaaaagaaaacacaaatgtCCACGATGCGGTGGGTATGGGCACCATGAAAAGAAATGCAAAAATCCATCATCTCAAGCTCCTGATTCAAATCAAACATCTACGAGCAAAAGGTTCGCTAATTACTTGTTTCactaccccccccccccaaccccCCCGATTTATATTCAATGCTAACAAGTATTTGTTATTTTAGGAGGCGAGGAAAATACACAAAAGCTCGTGAAAGCTGTGCAATATGAGGTTGTTAGTTTGCAAATAACTCATCAAGTTCTAATAAAAGGAATTGTGGTTATTTTTCTCGGTTAGAATGGGTTgcttgtgatatatatatatatatatatatatcttcttaaTTAGAAGTACTTTTAACCGACAACGATTACTGCAATGGTCAAATGTCATGGTCTGTTTGTTTTTAGCTTTATAACACTATGACAAGAGTTGTTTTTTAGCTACTTGGGTCACTATCTTTGTAAGATGCACTACTTTTTTCATAGTAATGTTTTATTCcaatagaaaaaataatagAACATATTTGCTTTtttggatggtggtatttgttGGCCATGACGATCTCTGTTTTATAGTTCTGCTAACATGTACTTGGTTCGATTGTTAGTTAAGATATTTCAGTTATTTATTTTCAAGGGCAAATAGGGAATTTGGTGATATAAATTTGGttataaatgattttataaatgatttgggtaaatatgataGAATATGATTTACAATTaggtaaatatgaaatatttaattggaattgggtaaatatgaaattaagatgtgttttttgggtaaatatgaaattatccctttttttttaaagactcTCAATCCTATTCATTCCCATCCGATCAATCGAACATTCCCCACAATTTCATAAACCCCCCATTTGTTGTCTGTGTTCCAAATCTCACCAATTCATCGATCAAAAGAAAAGGGGGAGGAGGAGGAAAATGGACATAATATCACAACTACAAGAACAAGTAAACACAATTGCAGCAATTTCTTTCAACACTTTTGGTACTTTACAAAGAGACGCCCCACCTGTTCGTCTCTCTCCCAATTACCCTGAACCACcggctgccaccaccaccaccatcactgaAGAATCCCCAGTTAATACTAATAATGTTATTTCAGAAACACCCAAGATTCTTAGTGCTGAACTTGTTAAAGCTGCTAAACAGGTGCCCtgcctctttctttcttttttctttttatgttttatttgtcaagttttgatctttatgTGAATTAGGTTAGTGGGTATTGATTTTTATGTGAATTAGGTTAGTGGGTATTGATTATTATGTGAATTAGGTTATCTTTTATTTAGTGAAATTGGCCTAATTTTTAGCTCATTATTTGCtaaaattttcaaagttcttCAAGGACTAGTTATTTATGTTACTGCCATTGTGTTTGAACTTGAAGGAATAAAGGTTATTGGGTCAATTTGTTAAGTTAAAAAATGTGACTATTTTTTATGCTTGGATACTTCTTTATCGGCAGAGG is drawn from Erigeron canadensis isolate Cc75 chromosome 9, C_canadensis_v1, whole genome shotgun sequence and contains these coding sequences:
- the LOC122583214 gene encoding uncharacterized protein LOC122583214 produces the protein MDKYTYDLNQLIEEVVRHYPSMSDLGFSIVFLDKHAKVQTFIELDSDDNFMEMLTMYEDEKEEQHETTHELHDEDNSDSCPSEESYHSRFSEDYEGDIINYEGETSSYSTKCPSMKVSSKYPNVIAFRRALNHYALANEFEYFIEKSEPTQFTARCAIIECEWKIHADVMHDKVRKHEEEHSCTRSSKGGNRCATQAWIADVVTDKLKSDRDVSPTELKKWLLKTYNVEIPYLRVFRGKEQAYTDLYGKWDDAFIKMDAFREELLNRNPGSVVEILFEKDGNKKRFQRFFISLTACSSGFLAGCRPYIGLDACHLKGKYNGVLAAATSIDGNNSIFPLAYAVLESENTKSWTWFLESLKKAIGTPNGLVISSDMQKGLEVAIMQVYPSVEHRECIKHLYSNFKKHFRGDFYNYKLWSAARTYCINEHNRLLKEIAEVRPEAVTYLNGNHNKIWSRSKFGTTSKCDYITNNISESFNSWVGALRYKPVLEVLDGIRDKLMRRFDKKRKTVKKWKGSLVPKANIYLKSISKNLGAYEVFRSSDNRAEVEYKGKRYEVILNERKCTCRVWQVTGLPCIHAVAFIAFTRDTDWVKYVDSCFTITNYKEAYALEIAPLPGKDQWVERESDERIYPPILKRPPGRPKKERMKPPGEAKRKHKCPRCGGYGHHEKKCKNPSSQAPDSNQTSTSKRRRGKYTKARESCAI
- the LOC122581025 gene encoding mediator of RNA polymerase II transcription subunit 21 isoform X2 gives rise to the protein MDIISQLQEQVNTIAAISFNTFGTLQRDAPPVRLSPNYPEPPAATTTTITEESPVNTNNVISETPKILSAELVKAAKQFDALVAALPLSEGGEEAQLKKIAELQAENDLVGQELQKQLDAAGSIGLT
- the LOC122581025 gene encoding mediator of RNA polymerase II transcription subunit 21 isoform X1, producing MDIISQLQEQVNTIAAISFNTFGTLQRDAPPVRLSPNYPEPPAATTTTITEESPVNTNNVISETPKILSAELVKAAKQFDALVAALPLSEGGEEAQLKKIAELQAENDLVGQELQKQLDAAEKELKQVQELFNEAADNCLNLKKPD